The DNA sequence GCGCGTCAATCGACAGCGCGCGGGCGACAAATAGGTTGCGTCCACCGGGGCTGCAATCCCATTTCGGATTGCAACTGGAACAGCTATTCTATCGCCAGTCGCCGTTCACCGTCATCCAGGCCGACGTCGCGGCGATCGCAGCCGTTTCCGCGCGCAGGATGCGAGGGCCAAGGGACACGGGCACGGCCTTCGCCACAGCGCGGATCGCCTCCCGCTCTGCCGGGTCAAAGCCGCCCTCCGGCCCAATCAGGAACGCCGCTGGCCCCTGATGCGCGCGCAGCGTTTCGCTCAAAGGCTCGCCGCCGCTTTCATCGGCGAAGAACAGCCAGCGATCCTCCGGCCAGTCGCGCAGCAACGCGTCCAGCTTCACCATGCCGCTTAGGTCAGGCAGCGCGGTGCGGCCGCATTGTTCGGCTGCCTCGACCAGATGTGCGTGCAGCCGGTCGAGATTGAGCTTGTCCACCACCGCCCGGCGGGTCAGCACCGGCTGCAACTTGGCGACACCCAGTTCGCAGGCTTTTTCCGCGATCAGGTCGATGCGGCCTTTCTTGATCGGCGCGCAGCATAGCCAGAAATCGGGCACCTGCTCCGGTGCCTTGGTCTGGCTGACGCATTCCAGCACCAGATCGCGCTTGCGCATGTCCCGCACCCGCGCGGCCCATTCGCCGGACCTGCCATCGAACAGCAGGACGATGTCACCGGGCTTCACCCGCATCACGCTGATCAGATAATGGGCCGGGTTGCCATCGACCGGCACGGCGACGCCTTCGCCCAGCTGCGTTTCGACATGCAGGCGCGGCGCGCTCTGCGGCGGCCATGCAGGGGTTGCGGTCATTTCGCCTCTTCCGTTCGCCCTGTTTGACTGAGCCACTTGTCTCAGCCAAATGTCGAAGGGCTTTCTTTGCTCTTTAGAGAAGAAAGGGGCTTCGACAAGCTCAGCCCGAACGGAGAAAAGGTGAGTCAGACCATAGTCCCCGATACCGAGGCCCGCGGCCTGCTCGCGCGCTTGCCCGCGACGCCCCGCGCGCTCGCGCTACTGGCTCGGCTCGATCGTCCGATCGGATGGTGGCTGCTCTTCTGGCCGGGGGCCTGGGCCGTGGTTTTGGCGGGCGGGGCAGGGGAGCGCTGGCCGCTCATCCTCTGGCTGTTGCTCGGCAGCATCGCGATGCGGGGCGCGGGTTGCGTGTTCAACGACATCGTCGATCGCGATCTCGATCGGAAAGTCGCTCGCACCGCGGCCCGCCCGCTCGCCAGTGGCGCGCTCGGACTGAAGACAGCATGGGCGTGGCTCATCTTGCTTTGCCTCGTTGGGCTGGCCGTCCTGCTGCAAATGCGCCCTTATGCGCAGATCGTGTCGCTCGGCAGTCTCGCGCTCGTCGCCGCCTATCCCTTCATGAAGCGGATCACCGGCTGGCCGCAGCTTTGGCTTGGCCTTGTTTTCTCCTGGGCGGCGCTGGTCGGCTGGAGCGAGGTTGCAGGGGCGCTTACTCTGCCGGGGCTGCTTCTTTACGCAGGCACCATCTTCTGGGTCGTGGGTTATGATACCATCTATGCATTGCAGGACCGGGAGGATGATGCGTTGATCGGTATCGGGTCGAGCGCCTTGTCGATGGGCCGCCATGTGCGCGGCGGCGTAACGCTCTGCTACCTGGTTGCACTTTCCCTCTGGGCCGCCGCCCTTTGGCAGGTGCGACCACAATGGCTTGCTTTCGCCGCCTTGCTGCCGATGGCGGTTCATCTTTTCTGGCAGGTGGGAACGCTGAAGGAAGATGGAGCCGATCCCCTCACCAAGTTCCGTTCCAACCGTTTCGCGGGGTTACTGATGTTCCTTGCCTGCCTCGTCGTGGGGAGTGCATGATCATGCCGCAAGAGGGTGAGGATTGCTGGCGCATCGCCCGCGCCGCCAAGGCCAGCGTCATCATCGATGCGGAAGCCTATTTCCGCCACGCCCGCGCCGCCATGCTCAAGGCGAAGCGCCGGATCATGCTCATCGGCTGGGATTTTGACGCCGCCATCAGCCTGATCCGCGAGGACGAAGCCA is a window from the Sphingobium sp. Cam5-1 genome containing:
- a CDS encoding 16S rRNA (uracil(1498)-N(3))-methyltransferase — its product is MTATPAWPPQSAPRLHVETQLGEGVAVPVDGNPAHYLISVMRVKPGDIVLLFDGRSGEWAARVRDMRKRDLVLECVSQTKAPEQVPDFWLCCAPIKKGRIDLIAEKACELGVAKLQPVLTRRAVVDKLNLDRLHAHLVEAAEQCGRTALPDLSGMVKLDALLRDWPEDRWLFFADESGGEPLSETLRAHQGPAAFLIGPEGGFDPAEREAIRAVAKAVPVSLGPRILRAETAAIAATSAWMTVNGDWR
- the ubiA gene encoding 4-hydroxybenzoate octaprenyltransferase yields the protein MSQTIVPDTEARGLLARLPATPRALALLARLDRPIGWWLLFWPGAWAVVLAGGAGERWPLILWLLLGSIAMRGAGCVFNDIVDRDLDRKVARTAARPLASGALGLKTAWAWLILLCLVGLAVLLQMRPYAQIVSLGSLALVAAYPFMKRITGWPQLWLGLVFSWAALVGWSEVAGALTLPGLLLYAGTIFWVVGYDTIYALQDREDDALIGIGSSALSMGRHVRGGVTLCYLVALSLWAAALWQVRPQWLAFAALLPMAVHLFWQVGTLKEDGADPLTKFRSNRFAGLLMFLACLVVGSA